The Brachyspira aalborgi genome has a segment encoding these proteins:
- the argC gene encoding N-acetyl-gamma-glutamyl-phosphate reductase, with the protein MIKVSIIGATGYAGAELVRLLLSHPKVELKNISSKSFVGETIDKIYNNLNKYCDKVLIDENNIFEDSDVIFASLPSGLSEEIAKKCFEKNILFIDLGADFRLSNEEDYKKWYKKDYKYKEIHKEAIYSIPEIIKYDKFYNKKSLKKAKIIGNPGCYPTSIALALSPALINKIIEKEDIIIDSKSGATGAGRELTLNTHFTECNESFAPYKIAEHRHTPEIEQTLSNIYGEEIKITFVPHLLPINRGILSTIYTKLKNKNSLENIYNLYKDFYKDSKFIRVLNIGNIANLKNVKYSNYCDISIHIDERTNKLIIVSAIDNMIKGAAGQAIQNMNIALGFEEDAGLNMIPPAF; encoded by the coding sequence ATGATAAAAGTGTCTATAATAGGAGCTACGGGATATGCGGGAGCGGAATTGGTAAGACTTTTACTCTCTCATCCAAAAGTAGAATTAAAAAATATTTCTTCAAAAAGTTTTGTCGGCGAAACTATTGATAAAATATACAATAACTTAAATAAATATTGCGATAAAGTATTAATTGACGAAAATAATATTTTTGAAGATTCGGATGTTATATTTGCGTCTTTACCTTCGGGTTTAAGCGAAGAGATTGCAAAAAAATGTTTTGAAAAAAATATATTGTTTATAGATTTGGGAGCGGATTTCAGACTTTCAAACGAAGAAGATTATAAAAAATGGTATAAAAAAGATTATAAATATAAAGAGATTCATAAAGAAGCGATTTATTCTATTCCCGAAATAATTAAATATGATAAATTTTATAATAAAAAATCTTTGAAAAAAGCTAAAATAATTGGAAATCCAGGATGTTATCCTACTTCAATAGCTTTGGCTTTATCGCCCGCTTTAATAAATAAAATAATTGAAAAAGAAGATATAATAATCGATTCAAAATCGGGCGCAACGGGAGCGGGACGAGAATTAACTTTAAATACTCATTTTACGGAATGCAATGAATCTTTCGCTCCTTATAAAATCGCGGAACATAGACATACTCCCGAAATTGAGCAGACTTTATCGAATATATACGGAGAGGAAATCAAAATTACTTTCGTTCCTCATTTACTTCCGATTAACAGAGGAATTTTATCAACGATATATACAAAATTGAAAAATAAAAATTCTTTGGAAAATATTTATAATTTATATAAAGATTTTTATAAGGATTCAAAATTTATAAGAGTTTTAAATATTGGAAATATTGCAAATTTAAAAAATGTAAAATATTCTAATTATTGCGATATTTCTATTCATATTGACGAAAGGACGAATAAATTAATAATAGTTTCGGCAATAGACAATATGATTAAAGGAGCCGCGGGACAGGCTATACAAAATATGAATATAGCTTTGGGTTTTGAAGAGGATGCGGGATTAAATATGATTCCGCCCGCTTTCTAA